From a single Brassica oleracea var. oleracea cultivar TO1000 chromosome C5, BOL, whole genome shotgun sequence genomic region:
- the LOC106343896 gene encoding uncharacterized protein LOC106343896 encodes MNTYGVQQNAFEETRRNSAVVCPQPRRLDVLNHHQHLARSLRRQASHQMELSESNSRRDMLDLILVKGGGGGEQDPFFTGSPPSRVSNPLTKDSLFRDELFVVAPPPYTLRATKPPPPSSPRSGGGGCVRAVTNFGNKPPVRVVGFNCLDRDRRSSVPTLA; translated from the exons ATGAACACTTATGGAGTCCAACAAAACGCCTTCGAGGAGACCAGGAGAAACTCCGCCGTCGTTTGCCCTCAACCGCGTCGTCTCGATGTCCTCAACCACCACCAACACCTTGCTCGATCTCTCCGGCGGCAAGCCAG TCACCAGATGGAGCTATCTGAATCGAATTCAAGAAGGGACATGTTGGATCTCATCCTTGTGAAG GGTGGTGGTGGTGGTGAGCAAGATCCTTTCTTCACAGGGTCACCGCCAAGTAGAGTTTCTAACCCTTTAACAAAAGATTCACTCTTTCGTGACGAGCTTTTCGTGGTGGCTCCTCCTCCGTACACTCTACGCGCAACCAAGCCGCCACCACCGTCGTCTCCAAGGAGCGGTGGCGGCGGTTGCGTTAGGGCGGTGACTAACTTTGGGAACAAACCTCCTGTTCGTGTCGTGGGATTCAATTGCCTTGACAGGGACAGACGCAGCAGCGTTCCGACTCTTGCTTAA